In one window of Episyrphus balteatus chromosome 3, idEpiBalt1.1, whole genome shotgun sequence DNA:
- the LOC129914939 gene encoding uncharacterized protein LOC129914939 — protein MCVATASLNATSSFAGVEKQNNNNIRTLSPELAKTAQEELGENPDRLQKDINELRSGLESQPHLISGKDDQFLETRLKRELMLFSHVNRPILSFLKPELLIDLSILDILKCGMNNIPPNPLPGNGRRLLHSSPNRYTSIR, from the exons ATGTGTGTAGCCACAGCATCATTGAATGCAACAAGTAGCTTCGCAGGTGTTGAAA aacaaaataataataatatcagaACACTTAGCCCTGAATTAGCTAAAACAGCACAAGAAGAACTCGGTGAGAATCCTGATCGGTTACAAAAGGACATCAACGAACTTCGTAGCGGGCTAGAAAGTCAACCTCATCTGATTTCTGGAAAAGATGATCAATTCTTGGAGACGAGACTAAAGAGAGAATTGATGCTTTTCTCACATGTAAATCGTCCTATCCTGAGCTTTTTAAAACCCGAGCTATTGATTGATCTATCTATTTTGGATATTTTGAAATGCGG AATGAACAATATTCCACCGAATCCATTGCCAGGAAATGGTAGAAGATTGTTGCACAGCTCTCCTAATCGATATACTAGCATTCGCTGA